In Marispirochaeta sp., the genomic window TACGACTGAGGCACAAACTGCGCCAGCTTAACGGTTTGCAGCTCAACTGGGTGTTATGTATAATATGGAGATAATAGGTTTGGGTTGAGTTTGTGACAAAAAAACAAATTGTACAAGGCTACAAAAGGAAATACAAAGCAATTGAAATTGCTACAAGAAAGCTAACTGAATTAACAACTACAATTATATCTAGTGAATCAATTCAGACACATGCTATCCTGGGGCGAACAAAAAGTATTGATAGCTATGCAAAAAAAGTAGAGCGTTATGATAGACTTGAAGATAATATAACTGATTATATTGGTCTACGCATTATAACCTATGTACAATCTGATGCAGATAAAGTATGCAATATCATAGAAAAAGAATTTAGTATTGATGAAAAGAACTGCATAAATAAGAATAATGACTTGGGTGCAGATAAAATAGGATACCGGTCAATCCATTATATCGCAAAGTTAAAAGAAGATAGAACAGAGTTAGTAGAATATAAAGATATGAAAGAATACTGTTTTGAAATACAAGTACGTACTTTACTACAACATGCTTGGGCAGAAATAGAGCATGATAGAAAATATAAATTTTCTGGGGTATTACCTTTGTCAATACAAAGAAGATTGAATCTTGTATCAGCTGTTCTTGAAGTTGCGGATAATGAGTTTAATGCAATTGCCCAGGAATTTGATGTATATTATAATTCGATAGAATCAGATATCAGAAATAAGAAATATGATGCCGAAATAAATTCAACTACTTTGTTTGAGTATATAAAACAAAATTATCAGAAATATTTTAAAAACTCCAACTGGGTTAAACTTTTTCAGGAAAACAACGAAGAAATGATTAATGAACTTATAGATTATGGTGTGCACACCATAAATGAATTAACCCAGCTCGAGAAAGTTGATTATTTTAATAAAATAATTTACTCGAATCATGAACAAACATTCATTGGGATATTACGTGACTTGATGATTATAAATGACTATAAAAGATACTTTAAAAAAGCATGGAAAAATCATTGGGACGGTATAGATGACGAAACAGAAAATATTTACGTAGACTTTGGGATTCCAGTAAAGGAACTTTACTCAAAATATAAACTATCGCATCTGAATGATGATGAATTCGAAGAAGATGAATTTGATGAAAATGATTTACCTTTCTGATATATACATAACCTGCAGTTGGAGCAGACAAACCTACTGTCACAGTTTGTGCGGAAGTAAAGAAAAGTGAACAACAGTTTTGCATTGTTCTATCGAATCAGTGGAGTTATACTGTTTCTGAAAGATGCACAAACTGCGCCAGCTTAACGGTTTGCAGCTCAACTGGGTGTTATGTGGACATAGGTTCAGATACAGATATCCTTCTGTTTTTTCGCTAATATATGATGTTGGAAGTCATGAAGAATGGATGAAAAAGAAATAGATATTAATGAGATTGATAAATACATCAATTTTTATAATATGCTTTCATTTTCAACTGCACCTTGGTTAGCCCAGGGAATTAATACAATTGTGAATTTGGATACTCAGGTTTACTCATCGATTAGCGAAACAATTAAATCAATAAAGTATCTCCTTCATATTGGGAGAATAAATGATGCGTATACATTATTGAGAAAGTATTATGATTCAACAATGATAAATATATATACTAATCTCTATCTTCTAGAGAATTTCTCAATAGAAAACGAAATTGTAGCAAAAATTGAGAACTGGAGAAGAGGAATAGAAAAATTACCAGAATATAGAATAATTTCTCAATATATTAATAACTCAAAAAATATTTCGGAAATTAATAGAATTCTATAATGAGCCCAGGAAACGAGACAGCTTCTGGGGGTGCCTTTAAGGTGTAACTCTCGCCTTCCAGGGAGCAGAGAGGTATAGTAGTACCATGAGGAAGAGCTACAACACCGCATTCAAATCGAAAGTGGCACTTGAGGCTATCAAGGAGCAGGAGACCATACAGCAGATTGCACTTAAATACGATGTGCATCCGAACCAGGTATCGCAGTGGAAAAAGCAGCTGCCGGACAATCTTCCTGCGACTTTCGAGCGTCCTAATAAGAAGCGAGAAGAGGAGCGCAGGCTTGAGCAGGAGCGCGACCAACTGCTGCGAACTGTTGGAGAACTGACAGTTGTGAACGAATTCCTCAAAAAAAAACACCGCGAGTATTACGGGAAAGATCCGGAATGATTGATCCGAACCATCCCGAGCTGAGCATAGCGCAGCAGTGTCGTACTCTTGAGGTCACTCGGAGCTCCTACTACCGCAAAGGCCGAGATATGCGAACAGAGACGGATCTGGAGGATCTCACAGTCATTCTGGAGTATCACAAGAAGGTCCCCTTTTACGGCTATCGCAAAGTATCACGAGTGCTGTTACCCGAGCATCCTCACCTGACCAGAAAACGAGTCAGGCGGCTGATGAAGCGTTTTGGACTGCGGGCATTATATCCTGGGCCAAATCTGAGCAAGGCACGCAACGATCACAAGAAATATCCGTATTTGTTGCGCGGTAAGCAAATACGGCATCCCAATCAGGTTTGG contains:
- a CDS encoding transposase, with product MRKSYNTAFKSKVALEAIKEQETIQQIALKYDVHPNQVSQWKKQLPDNLPATFERPNKKREEERRLEQERDQLLRTVGELTVVNEFLKKKHREYYGKDPE